The Ranitomeya imitator isolate aRanImi1 chromosome 8, aRanImi1.pri, whole genome shotgun sequence genome window below encodes:
- the CEP15 gene encoding centrosomal protein 15, producing MALCPSREGELQTLHAAITAEKNKRFEDMMISDEQQESYSKLSEAAHRRNQALLRDFRETEKSLRRRSRVPPNRSVVKLESQYWESVEQELPKWEQFLLGKSELPFGMKQAQQGPRHSQTMQTPKRKTLPPSGCSSNTFPR from the exons ATGGCTTTGTGCCCATCCAGAGAGGGCGAGTTACAGACGCTCCATGCCGCCAT AACTGCAGAAAAGAATAAACGATTTGAGGATATGATGATCAGTGACGAACAGCAGGAGTCGTACAGCAAGCTGTCGGAGGCCGCACATCGCAGGAATCAAGCACTTCTACGT GATTTTCGGGAAACTGAGAAGAGTCTAAGGAGAAGATCACGAGTCCCCCCTAACCGATCTGTCGTGAAGCTCGAG AGTCAGTATTGGGAATCTGTGGAACAAGAACTTCCTAAATGGGAACAATTTCTACTTGGAAAATCGGAGTTGCCCTTTGGCATGAAACAAGCCCAGCAAGGGCCGAGACATTCGCAAACTATGCAGACCCCGAAGAGAAAGACCCTGCCGCCTTCTGGCTGCAGCTCAAACACTTTTCCACGGTAG